The proteins below are encoded in one region of Bacillus vallismortis:
- the spsC gene encoding stationary phase survival protein SpsC, which translates to MMLNMIRRLLMTCLFLLAFGTTYLSVSGIEAKDLSKWVQEHQKKHLKHAGLTLKALQQKKTQTISAAKDQTKPLEEAFDWDEYPVQKVTATGYTAGAESTGKKPGDPLYGLTYSGVKVKRDLYSTVAADPSVFPIGTILFIPNYGLGVVADTGSAIKGNRLDLYFETVKDVYNEWGKKTLDVYVIKKGTGKVTEDELEKLNETKSLQVFRNQYKTVKE; encoded by the coding sequence ATGATGTTGAATATGATCAGACGTTTGCTGATGACCTGTTTATTTCTGCTTGCATTTGGCACGACATATTTATCAGTGTCAGGAATCGAAGCGAAGGACTTGTCAAAATGGGTGCAGGAACATCAAAAAAAGCACTTGAAGCATGCTGGACTGACATTAAAAGCATTGCAGCAGAAAAAAACACAAACGATATCCGCGGCCAAGGATCAAACAAAACCGTTAGAAGAAGCTTTTGATTGGGACGAGTATCCGGTTCAAAAAGTAACAGCAACAGGCTACACAGCAGGAGCTGAATCGACGGGAAAAAAACCCGGCGATCCATTATATGGGCTTACATATTCAGGTGTAAAAGTGAAACGGGATTTATACTCCACGGTTGCCGCTGATCCGTCCGTTTTCCCGATCGGCACGATTTTATTCATTCCGAATTACGGTCTTGGAGTTGTGGCAGACACAGGATCTGCTATTAAGGGAAACCGCCTTGATCTGTACTTTGAAACCGTCAAAGATGTGTACAATGAATGGGGCAAAAAAACCCTTGATGTATATGTGATTAAAAAGGGAACGGGAAAGGTCACCGAGGATGAGCTCGAGAAGCTTAATGAAACAAAATCTTTGCAAGTGTTCAGGAATCAATATAAAACTGTGAAAGAATAA
- a CDS encoding divergent PAP2 family protein, which translates to MELLTNFPLLSSLAAIIFAQVIKVPIQFIASRKLDWSLVTSTGGMPSSHSAAVTALSTGVALEHGLDSSLFAVSAIFAVITMFDATGVRRHAGEQATVINKLVIDFNRFVNEAKDFPKAEEKEKQKKLKELLGHQPIEVFFGGLTGILLTLILAYLFI; encoded by the coding sequence ATGGAACTTTTAACAAACTTCCCTTTATTATCAAGTCTGGCCGCGATTATTTTTGCTCAGGTCATCAAAGTGCCCATACAGTTTATCGCATCCAGAAAACTAGACTGGTCGCTGGTCACAAGCACAGGCGGCATGCCGAGCTCACACTCGGCAGCGGTCACTGCGCTTTCTACAGGCGTAGCCTTGGAGCATGGATTAGACTCCTCCCTCTTTGCGGTTTCTGCCATTTTCGCCGTCATTACCATGTTTGACGCAACTGGCGTCAGACGCCACGCCGGTGAACAGGCAACAGTCATCAATAAGCTTGTCATTGATTTTAACCGCTTCGTAAATGAAGCAAAGGACTTCCCGAAGGCTGAAGAAAAAGAAAAGCAAAAAAAGCTGAAGGAACTTCTCGGACACCAGCCGATCGAGGTCTTTTTCGGAGGTTTAACAGGTATCTTACTTACATTGATACTCGCTTACTTGTTCATATGA